In the genome of Dermacentor variabilis isolate Ectoservices chromosome 5, ASM5094787v1, whole genome shotgun sequence, one region contains:
- the LOC142581899 gene encoding uncharacterized protein LOC142581899: protein MDDDAVKSKHTHQRRLKHTRRKSTTKSRGAPQTTDPSVALSTGGVTLSPPAYPSSESGNVREADTGVLTAGPLSSRIQPQEEALQTKGATDKSHSERHGHRQRSKRHRHPEPENQQEQQQEQQQERQQERQQQQPPDDFNRAPTPLAAENSSGLPAGPWVPLPAGSSPLDMGRLQVSGTVHTVTTSRIRRISEAFSEWRRVHLTPHDVMFTEENGCAHPRHPFRP, encoded by the exons ATGGATGACGACGCTGTCAAGAGCAAACACACACACCAAAGAAGACTGAAGCACACCAGGAGAAAATCTACGACGAAGTCTCGGGGAGCCCCT CAAACAACCGACCCAAGTGTCGCCCTGTCGACCGGTGGCGTCACCCTATCTCCACCGGCATATCCGTCATCG GAGAGTGGCAACGTTAGAGAGGCAGACACGGGAGTCCTTACTGCGGGCCCGCTGTCGTCCAGGATACAACCACAGGAGGAGGCATTGCAG ACCAAGGGAGCCACAGACAAGAGCCACAGCGAGCGCCACGGCCACCGCCAACGATCAAAGCGCCACCGGCACCCCGAGCCCGAGAACCAGCAGGAACAGCAGCAGGAACAGCAGCAGGAACGGCAGCAggaacggcagcagcaacagccgccCGACGATTTCAACCGCGCACCGACGCCCTTGGCGGCCGAGAACTCGTCGGGTCTACCTGCAGGTCCATGGGTGCCCTTGCCAGCCGGCTCCTCCCCCCTGGACATGGGTCGCTTGCAGGTCTCGGGCACCGTACACACCGTTACGACCAGCCGCATCAGGCGCATTTCCGAAGCATTTTCGGAGTGGCGTCGCGTTCATTTAACGCCACACGATGTCATGTTTACCGAAGAAAACGGGTGCGCCCATCCGCGGCACCCATTTCGGCCGTGA
- the LOC142583579 gene encoding uncharacterized protein LOC142583579 yields MTALIGAAFLASVTTIGSAGRRCATTACDRHRALLAECLNASVPPCRDFYGHVCSRWDAAKDGPLAATVQQQFMTKVATRALHLSVPPKGQTVVEKAAGLYQSCARVYIHNASHATEARDLLLTFGVHWPRLSNASRLLPIFLSMSAGWSWASVLEFVATRRGHMTVRPSSFYASLLRQRQLMLESEAKQSPYKQYYDAMVAAFQQDAAETPSYDELTELEKKIVPNLTAALSIPYSNPLENITSATVASLSFEVVTASEWEKLLGAAFNTSELGPFTFTIEYYEFFEHFFRLVTSQSESAMAYYVGWAVAQALSLLASRQLTALYFMGDAWAGRGHMLFCADVAHRYVGVALVVEHLRHEVTEDVLTDVLSVESAVQATFRERLSGSTWASVVPKNELEDEWLEQSLEMVKVNEADTLGDMDQHFPDMGENVFENIRLATEHRRSVKGNTSAVHLVDTVNGRISTYDRGRFMLLPVALEMPFYGVDTIAAAKYAILGNEVAYALSSVILDNVRTYDSRLQLTFTHKLACFFNRQVLLSHIAPHQMQLIKGVTSVRTVLRALVNSSGNGRPTRLHGYEALTDAQMLLIFWCIVHCGSRDGRRMCNGPLAVVQEFAEAFHCEHGAAMRSGRNCAVI; encoded by the exons ATGACGGCGCTGATCGGGGCCGCGTTCCTGGCCTCGGTGACCACGATCGGCTCAGCGGGGCGGCGCTGCGCGACCACCGCCTGCGACCGCCATCGCGCCCTGCTCGCCGAGTGCCTCAACGCGTCGGTGCCTCCGTGCCGAGACTTCTACGGACACGTCTGTTCGCGGTGGGACGCCGCTAAGGACGGCCCACTCGCCGCCACCGTCCAACAGCA GTTCATGACCAAGGTGGCAACGAGAGCACTCCATCTAAGCGTGCCGCCGAAAGGGCAGACGGTCGTGGAAAAAGCCGCCGGGCTGTACCAGTCCTGCGCGCGCGTCTACATTCACAACGCGAGCCACGCGACCGAGGCGCGAGATCTGCTGCTCACCTTCGGGGTCCACTGGCCCCGGCTCAGCAACGCATCGCGTCTTCTACCCATATTCCTCTCGATGTCGGCCGGCTGGAGCTGGGCCAGTGTGCTCGAGTTCGTAGCGACACGCCGAGGGCACATGACCGTGCGGCCGTCGTCGTTCTATGCGTCGCTGCTACGACAGAGGCAACTGATGCTTGAAAGCGAAGCCAAACAGAGCCCCTACAAACAGTACTACGACGCTATGGTGGCCGCATTCCAACAAGACGCCGCCGAGACGCCCTCCTACGATGAGCTGACGGAGCTCGAGAAGAAAATAGTGCCCAACCTGACCGCCGCGCTCTCTATTCCGTACTCTAACCCACTGGAGAATATCACCTCGGCGACCGTGGCCAGCTTGTCATTCGAAGTCGTCACCGCGAGCGAGTGGGAAAAGCTGCTCGGGGCCGCGTTCAACACTTCCGAACTCGGCCCGTTCACTTTCACCATCGAGTACTACGAGTTCTTCGAGCACTTCTTCAGGCTGGTGACGTCCCAGAGCGAGAGTGCCATGGCTTACTACGTCGGCTGGGCCGTCGCGCAAGCGCTCTCCCTGCTCGCGAGTCGGCAGCTGACAGCGCTTTACTTCATGGGCGACGCGTGGGCTGGTAGAGGCCACATGCTTTTCTGCGCGGACGTCGCGCATAGATACGTCGGCGTCGCACTGGTCGTGGAACATCTCCGACACGAGGTGACCGAGGACGTGCTCACCGACGTCCTGAGCGTGGAGTCCGCCGTGCAGGCGACTTTTCGAGAGCGACTGTCCGGCTCGACGTGGGCCAGCGTGGTGCCGAAGAACGAGCTCGAGGACGAATGGCTGGAGCAGTCTCTGGAAATGGTGAAGGTGAACGAGGCCGACACGTTAGGCGATATGGACCAGCACTTTCCGGACATGGGGGAGAACGTCTTCGAGAACATACGGCTGGCCACCGAGCACAGGCGGTCAGTTAAAGGTAATACGAGTGCGGTTCACCTCGTGGACACCGTCAACGGGCGCATCTCCACCTATGACCGTGGGCGATTCATGTTGCTTCCCGTGGCTCTAGAGATGCCGTTCTACGGCGTCGACACGATTGCAGCGGCGAAGTACGCTATCCTCGGAAACGAAGTGGCGTATGCTTTATCATCCGTGATCCTGGACAACGTGAGAACGTACgacagcaggctccagttgaccTTCACCCACAAGCTGGCTTGTTTCTTCAACAGGCAGGTGCTCCTCAGTCATATCGCACCACACCAAATGCAGCTCATCAAGGGGGTGACGTCGGTACGGACGGTGCTGAGGGCGCTGGTCAATTCGAGCGGCAACGGGAGACCGACCAGGCTACACGGCTACGAGGCGCTGACGGACGCGCAGATGCTCCTGATATTCTGGTGCATCGTACACTGCGGCAGCCGCGACGGCAGGCGCATGTGCAACGGCCCGCTCGCCGTGGTCCAAGAATTCGCGGAGGCCTTTCACTGCGAGCATGGTGCAGCGATGCGGAGTGGTAGGAACTGCGCGGTGATTTGA